caatttttcgacagcatttgttatgtttgcacgcagatcaagattgtttcaaatttttaccacgcccactttcgcccccaCATAtcaaaaaatctaataacaagcgtaattttaaagctagagttacgaatatatatagtatatacaataacaactatagtagttatgattcctgaaaatttggttgcgatcagataaaaattgtggaagttattaaagaaatacttttgtatgggcaaaaacgcctagttactaggggtcttagttgcttcggctgacaatctggtatattgtgccgtctatggtatattttgaatgtggtactatatcgatataccaaatatacaatttggtataaatttagtattattttgtatatgttgagaatattttgcttttttcaaaatgggtagcgggtatttcacagtcgagcactctcgactgtaactttcttacttattttattcCTTTTACTGTGTATTATATACTTTTACACTTATATATTCCACGTGGACCTTTACCGAGAAACCCCAagtttgtatttatgtttttgttatgtctacatcatttatttatgtatgtaaggAACTGACAGAAAGCAAAATTCTCGAATACCAtctaaaaaatacaaattctcgatcgacaacaacaatcagtTAATCTAGAAATGCTGATGAAGATGTCCACAAATAACGTTTATGAAAAGACAAATTTCTTGATGATGATCATTACGTTCCTCGTAATTTtggtatttgaaatattaaagaaatcgTATGTTTACTCATACGTAGAGCGTGTTACACGATATGTGTCAGGCTAGTTGTTTTAAAAATGGTACAAGCTTTCATTTCTAAGCATTTTTTTCTAAGCTACtatatgatttttttcttctctctcaTCACTGCGTGTTTCGTTTCATTTATGCTGACATTGAACTTCCACTTCGTTTCTCTTTGCATTGATATTTGATCTCAAACGAGCAAATGACCGCTTAAAGAACAAGTACATTTTTATGTACgaatgtttatatatatatagagaaagaagtctatattgaatttatatgcatatgcatggATACGATTGCCTGCAAACACAAGTTCTGTTGAAAGAAAATTATAGGTTTATCTCATAtagacggacacacagacggaccTGACAATattgtctcggctgttaacgctgatcgAGATGTGATATGATATGTGTATACTTCATAGGATCGGAGATGCCGCTCTCTACCTGATACACACATTTCCTGCAAGCACGAAGTTATAaaacccttttaccctatgggtagcgggtacaAAAATGAcctaaaatttaaatatgccacattaaaatgtttttacttGTGCACGGGTACTACCGCGTTCGAAATAGACGCTGGTATATTCTCTCCCCTTTTTGTAAAAGctgcgtttttctttttttgatcTGTTGTTGGTATGTAATTcgcataatttttttataaaacatcATACTCTTCTTAAAGCACATTCAGAAATACGTATTGGCTTAGTTCCACCTCCATAAGTGCGGcaatacatttgcattttttttgcatcttttacatttataattactaaaaataaatgttaaaaaatgCTAATAACAAGTATTATGTTGggaattaattatattatctggcaacatttaaaaaaaaattcaatacatatatgtacatatatttagagCAGAAAATCTAAAGCTGAATATGTGTGCGAATAACTAAGTTTGGCACTGTATGTATTAATGAGCAAAGCAAAATACTAGAAAGACTTCTTATGTTCTGTTCTTTCTTATTCTCTGCCTATGCCGATCtataagcaacaacaaattggtAAGCTTATAATTACTTCGCTAATCCGACAATACGTTgttctatatatatgtacatatgtatagttTTATAGATAGATATAGATTAAAAAAATTCTCGGTCATAATATAAAAGCAGAGTAATAAGAAACGCTTAACGCAGTTTCTAAGTTGATGTAGTTAATACTCAGAAACccattaattttgaattgttttatCGTcttaaaagagaaaaagatcttttatttttttctatgtGCTTCGCCTTCTCAATCTTAAAGTTATTGGGTCAACAGCACATTTTCATGCGAATCCATCATGCAATCTAAcagttatttgtatttttatgtatattaagtTTCCTGGATTTGGTTTTTGTACGGTATTTAtctttatgtacatacatgtatgtatgtatatataaccATTACTATACGCATATGAGCATTTTCTGAATCGCGAACGTGACACGCGTAAGTCTCTAACTGAAAAAATGAcgtcaataaaataaaaagactGTAAGTTAATATAGATCTACCAAAACTAAATtgtgtaaattttaattttaaaaagccAGAAAAGGCCAAGTTTAACTAGAACGCTGCTTTGTAACGGTTTTAACAccaatagtttttttttatcattttacaCTATGTATTTTACTCCTCTTTATTgatacaaacaaataaaaaataaataattttttttggcgTGGTACACTTTTTCTGGAAATCTAAAATGATGTCtttaaaaagataaaaaaatcTTGATGTGAAGGTCTgcctaatttatttttcataattttggtatttaaaataatattaaaaaaatcgtATCTTTacttatacataaatacagcGACTGGGGGGTTTTTACTTGATTTTTACACAATCCATTGTGTCAGCATAATTGTTTCCTCGTATGTATATACTCGCCATATTCAAGTTTAAGATGGGAGATAGAGAATgaaaaaattacatatatacatacatacgtatacgTACGTATCATTGCTTGTTCTGATTTGTGTATGCTGACAGTTAGACTTCGTGTTGGCTTCGCAATTTCCAGAATGCTcactttacatacatatgtatatatatatacagaaaATCGTAAAGAAGTATGTACAtaagattttttttctttccctCTCTATTTCTCATCCTAATATTAAACATGGCGGGCATCTTTGCGTATTTCGTTTTGCTTATGCTGACGTTTAACTTAGACTTCGTATTGGGCTCTCAATTTACAGAATGATCacttttagttttctttataatttgtttataacatgtatatatttatagacaTACGTATACAGGCATATGTatgtttgaaatattaaatttgtacgcttatgtatgtatggcgACTGCTCTACGATTTTacttattaaaatacattcaTTAGTAgtagatacatatgtaaataaaaataataattgaaactTACAGGCTCATGCGCACTATCACCAGCACTGAAAGGCCTACGTCGTCCTCTTTCCTGATCACCCATTGCtcttatttatgcaaaatatgagaaaaactgagcacaacacacaaaaaagatTTTCGACTTTTTAACCGGGCAACTTGAAAGCCAATGATGAAATAAAGCTATTTTTCACAGCAGGATCACGGCTGAGAAAATACCCGAAATTTTCAAAGTACCAAGAAATGGTCACACCGATTATAAAACGAGATTACTATCGGTTACTTTTGATGATTTAATGAATCATAAACCATAAAAGTAACAATATGAAGATGCTACAGTAATTTAATGTGTATTTTATAGGTGTTACATTAAACATGTTAATTGCGTTAGTTTCCGTTGGGgtcactaaaaatatataagtgtTTTTGTGCTTATATgcatttcaacattttatgaAGCACGTTTTGAATagcaattttaaaaaaataagtggAATATGTAATCAATTAATCTACCTTATACTCTATTTAGACCAAGTGTATTGCTTCAATGATACATTTGTAAATGCAAGTTTTCACACCAAAACTGCATCACGTGATGAGCTGTTTAGGGGTGAAAAAGTAAACCCACGCAggaaaaaacatattattatattacgaCGACACTGAAAGCATTCAAAGATTATATGTTTATatcaatttcatattttatttaattgattctaCTTATTCCTATTTTACATCATATTAAGCAACTCGCAACTGCAACGGTCATATTTCTATACAAAGTGGTCAAAGTGATTGTCTTGgcgattttatttaaatattttggcaTGCCTCCGTCGATTTCCTTTCCCTTTTCTCATCTtggttttttacttttttaagaatttgaaaacaatttaaaataattttaagccGCCAAAATTTGATGGGGCTCCATTAGCCGTTTCTCTCTTACACATTCACCCGCTTAAGAAATGTTGCGGCAGAAGATTCTACTCAATgatgcaaaaaatatactgaaacgAAACGGCTTTAATTATAATGTcatcaaatcaatttcaaatttcttaaaaatagaAGGAAACCTATGATCTTATTCTTTAACATTTTCGAGTTtttaacaaaatcaaaactgTTTAATGTTATGAACAGTGTTGCCAACACTTGATGGTCATTTATACCAGGTCATTTATACCAGGATTCCAAAGGAAATAGCCAAAAATAGCTAGATTTCTtacaaaattgcaatttcataacttattatatttttgtgcatCAATTGTACAGCATTTCTTCAGTAAGCAAAAATTTGACTAGCCTCCTCGgaacttaaatattttcccATTGTACAAATCTGTGTAAGATACTTATTTGGGAAGTCATACTCAAAACAACAGTTTTAAACTCGATGCAAATTGTCAAATCTTTTTTAATGCAGTGTTTAAATGTTAGATCTTTCATCGCAAATTGTTCGTTGATACATTTGACTCCTTTTTTCGCAAGCAAtcaatttacatacaaatGCATCACAAAAATcagttaattttaatgtagAGATGGTAGCATTGCGAACTCGAAACGATGTTGAGAAAATACCCAAATACTACAAAggataaatagtattttagtatttaagaTACACAATTCGGTCACGATGGGCGGTAAACGTAGTGTGTATGAATCGATAGCCACAAACAATGTCTCTATTGctaatatatgtttttaagGTCGACTGTTTTTTAGTggagtttaaataaatttatataatcaaatattaaaaatagttaacaaatagcaaataatttttttgaaatagCCAACATAACAGGCACCTGCAAAATTGGGGGTTTGCAGTGTTAGGTCATCAAAAATAGCCAAATCTGGCTAGAATATAGCTGAATTAGCAACACTGATTATaaagtgattttttttaattccaagtTATAATATTGGCAACATTAATAGATAATGTCCCGTTTCCATAGCACCAAAAAAATTCAGTTGAAATGTTAATTTGCATCTTGTTACACCCCATAAGAAGAAAACTGGGTATTTTTACGTTCGTCAGCtatatatgtaaaaatatCGAACACAAGCGTAGAAACATTGAACACcaattttcggtatattttctcAGTCACGCGATATTTTATCGATGTGAAGCCGAAATAGAGCTTACAATAGCAAAATTTGCTAATGACTGATGCTACTGTGGAAACTCCAAAACAGAACTTGATCAAATGTGAACGAACTGATTGGCTATGTAAACGgggcataaaaatatttaaagtatatacaaaacaaCTTTCTGTTAAATTTTAACAAGTGTATGAATActaataataacaaatcaaatttgaacaaaaacatttttttgttgccagaAGCTTACCACATTTTTTAAAGAGATATAATTGTTTCGTATATCCTGTTGATTCCAGTTggcatatatttttgtataattttgtaaGTGGATTTAATTTCTCTGAtgcaattgaaaaaataaGTTGATGATTTTATACTAACATATCAATATTGTAAAaagtcggtatattttcgaGTTTTACTTTCGGTCACACTGTTGATGAAGTAAaggaaatattttgttatttttataatggAGGATATAAAAGTATTCAAACGGTTTCTTAGCGATGTAAAGTGTGTGAAAGATTTGCGGCAGCTGCATAGTATTGGCATTACTTGCAGCAGACAAAATAAAGGCCATGTAAGCAAAGTAAAGAGGAGACGCGTTCGCTTCCACCCGATGGagcaaattaatgaaatagaATTTCGTAAAAAATACCGctacacaaaagaaaatatgaggcgtattattgaaattgttcgAGATGACATCGAGGTTGACTACTATAAACCAGTAAAAAGAAATCAAGTCCCTATAGACTTGCAAGTCTTAGCGGCGATTCGTTTTTTCGGTGGAACTGAGGTGACTCTTTATTCGTTCAATAAAATTGTGAAGACTTTTTAATTATGATTGTTCTCCATTCCTTTTTCATAGCATCCCCAACTAACAGCTATAGCGCATGGAGTTAGTTTGCATACAATGGCTAAAATAACTCGTCGTGTGGCTTCAGTGCTGTCATCAAAGGCATCACGATACATCCGAATGCCAGCAACGCTCTCAGAGAAGGAACGAATGATGCGATCGTTTCAATCGTTATCAAATATGCCTCAAGTTATTGGCGCACTTGTTCAAAGTACTGTGCGATTGCAATTGGAAACTTCACGTTCGCAGATTAATAGAAGCAGCCACCAAAATGGTGGTTCTATGGACTCGCCATCGCCAACAGAGCTAGTACATCTGCAATTAGTTTCGGATGCTGAACATAAAATTCGAGACCTGGACATTCGGCTGTCGGATGAACTTGATCTGAATACTGCTCCAGAGGTTTACTCATTATCGCGCATTAAGGAGCGTTTTGAACAGAACGAATTTCGCGGACGTATTCTTCTCGGCAATGATTCACTTTCGTGCTCATCCAGCCTGTTTACTCCCATTCAATACCCTCGGAATAAAGCCGAGGAACTCTACAATCATGCTCATGCTGTAACCTTTGCCCCAGCTATCAAATGTCTTAACATCTGGTTTCGTCGATTTGGAATTCTCGGCAGTGAACTTTTAGGCACATTCGGTTCTGCGAAACAAACAATTACCGCGTTGGCACTACTCCATAATATGGCCATTGATTGGAATGATCCCAGTGTTGGTACGTTTTTCACTCATTGAGAACATTCATCTAAAGTTTTCATAACACAAGAATACATTTTCAGATGCTGAAAATAGTGTATCCTTCTATAAACCGAACTTCCTGAGTTTGGGCCATGGTATATCAGTAGCGGAAGAGCAACGCAATCgaaaagaatttattaaatctCATTTCGCAAACAACTAAGCACACAAAAATGCcaatttaaaatagtattataaaaaccaaaaatatctATACGTACGTATGTATTCCCCCTCATGGGGTTTTTTTCTTATCAATTTTCcctcataaatatatacatacaaattatattatgttCCTTATATGCGTTTAAGTATTTAAGAAACTTGATCTTTTAAAagataatattaatttactcACGCTtgtgaaaatgcaatttaataatattctaataaatataaataaatacattcgGCTAATAAAAAGCGATTTTAAATCGTTAGTGCGACTTGTAAGTCAAGTCATTTTGAAGTATTTCCAACATTTTTGAgcaattgttttcattaaaacaaataGCAGTGTGTTCATGCAGCAGCTGATATGAATCTTCAATGCGTTTTATTGAACTAGTTCATTTTGGAACTACACGTGTTGTAGTTAAGTTCTAGGTTTTGCTGCAATAATTATGTCTGTTGAATATAAGGTAATAATagtgtaaatatattaaaaatagagaattaaaatatgtaatgaTTTGTAGTTGTTAGATCAATAAGAAAAGTGAGCATTGAATGATTAGTGTAAAACAACCTTTATTCCATTGAGTGGGTAGTGTTAACAGAGATGTGTCTAAGTGGTTTTATTAATCTCCGTTTAGCATCGTGTGAGCGCTGTGtgcattttaaaagtaataattttaaacaGGTTGATCTCAATCTCATAgtttaatttacatttgattaaaattaattgtatatAGTAAATGGAAGAGGAGAAGCACTTCCTTGTCAAGGAGAATTTGTAActgaaaatgttattaaaataacagAATGGAATGTATTGCTTGCATTAGATGTGTGTGATAGGGCTGGAATAACACTGAAATTCACCAATCCGATATTTTAAACATTGAGTTTTTAAGTGCTTAAATTCATTGAGAgtgtttattgattttataacGAACTAAACTCAAAAAATGGTATGactatcaaataaataaaaaaaaaatgcttaaaaatatatttattttcaattcattttattaacgTAGTGCATTTATTCATTGAAGGCTAAGC
This DNA window, taken from Drosophila nasuta strain 15112-1781.00 chromosome 2L, ASM2355853v1, whole genome shotgun sequence, encodes the following:
- the LOC132783884 gene encoding putative nuclease HARBI1, with the translated sequence MEDIKVFKRFLSDVKCVKDLRQLHSIGITCSRQNKGHVSKVKRRRVRFHPMEQINEIEFRKKYRYTKENMRRIIEIVRDDIEVDYYKPVKRNQVPIDLQVLAAIRFFGGTEHPQLTAIAHGVSLHTMAKITRRVASVLSSKASRYIRMPATLSEKERMMRSFQSLSNMPQVIGALVQSTVRLQLETSRSQINRSSHQNGGSMDSPSPTELVHLQLVSDAEHKIRDLDIRLSDELDLNTAPEVYSLSRIKERFEQNEFRGRILLGNDSLSCSSSLFTPIQYPRNKAEELYNHAHAVTFAPAIKCLNIWFRRFGILGSELLGTFGSAKQTITALALLHNMAIDWNDPSVDAENSVSFYKPNFLSLGHGISVAEEQRNRKEFIKSHFANN